One Glycine max cultivar Williams 82 chromosome 8, Glycine_max_v4.0, whole genome shotgun sequence genomic window, ttgaaatgataattatttttttcacatgaTAATTATTTGGGATAAAGATTTAGTTTGACAAAGCATTTTAGTTAAattctagatttttttattagttaaaaatgtttttggttattcaataaacaaattttttaataacttctcAATagcttctaatatttttttaaaaaagtaatattttttaaaaactagtttatagttttttatatttattttacttttatccttaatatatatatatatagcttgttatctttttttaataaattatgatattattatttttttgtcattttatattttttaactaatttaacaATTTGTTTTACTGAATATTTCTAATTTGATAAgttaatatttcaatttattttcaattatataccacctaactttttaactttcaactattttttaagttaattttacctAACATACTCATGAATAATACTTTATCGAATCCTTTGTATAAGAACTATTTCGAACTgttattaaaattgtttaatatttgttaaatgtttaaatcaatcaatttttatattagtagTTCTGAAGTGTTAGAAAAAGAACGGTAAAATGTGATTCTCTTAAAAATATTGACCGagaatagtttagagattaagatgagttaaaattttgattaagaagaaaaagtaaaaatttaaaaagtttaaagacaaaacatatttaatctaaaataaataaaaaagttatgcaAAGCgtacaataaatttatataatcattGGATCTCTGTTtaataagtttgttaatttttataataattattttaaaatttattcaaataataatttaattaaataataatataaaactattacTCACGTTAGATTAGATTCTCcaaatatacttatataatatatatatatatatatatatatatatatatatatgattgttGTTTATGCCACCATCCAATTGTATATATTCTGATGGACTTGGGTATGCAAATCAATATCTTATTTGctattttgtataataaaatacaCGATGACTTAAGGATTTCGTATGgagaacatattttattttttactggtaaatatttatttgttaatttttgttactgATATCGATGGAGTATGCAACTctactatttttttgttaagctcctcttattatttattaactactactcttattatttattaactacTAGATcgattttatatttctatttcattttgttattgaaataaCATTCTTTTGTTGTAGtttctattattttcaaattcctcaTTATCTTAGTCTGAAACCACAATTTAATACTGGTatttaccatttgaatttttacaTATACATATAGTTGGTCATACTTATAGAACAGGACATGCGATTAATCTCCATTATTAGCCTGGATCAAAAAGAAATATCCGTTACTAGACGTGGACTTATGCCTGAAGTCCTAAACTCAACCATACTTGTTGGATTCTTTTTTCAACGTCAGTTACTAAAATTAAAGCCGTAGGTTTGAGTTCATTCAATTTAGGTTATAGtatttgtattaaaaattggaaagtattttttatgaattttaatatacaataagaatttcaattatgtaaacgaagaagaaaatattgttACGTTCtagaataaaaaacatttttaaactcCTCTAACTTTATTCAAACATATACTTAATTAATTGTAAAGACCGATTAATCTGCTATTTATGCCGCGTTTATTATCAATTATGGATATTAggaaatagaaacaaaatttaagactctttttttgataattaatatatcattCCACTACGACAGTTTAATTAAGATCGAGTTGAAACaagttttattaatataaacgTGTACGTGTATAGCCTATACAGGTTGTAGCCgaatgatgaagaaaaaaagcGATTGTTCAGCAGTTTTATAAGTAGTAGCTACCTTTAAAGTTAGCACtacttttcaaaaaaatgaggaaaaaaagaaaaaacactaaaaatgaCTTTATTGTGGGCTCccatgttatttaattattttttgaaaggcattaCTTATCCTTCGGGCATGCTCCATCTCCAAAGAAGAATTAACATGTTTACAAGGCAATTATAGAAAACTTTATAGTATTagcttttcaatattttttcattaattttaccCTATTCCTTgataaaaacaagaaatcacTTATCAGTTCACTTATATAtaacctctttttttttggaGTACATAACAATTGAGAAGTAAAGAGCTTATGAAACTAATCAACCatacataaatgaaaaaaaaaacagtgaaaAGTTTCACTGGTTATTGAAATAACACTATTAATTTTCTCTAAAGATCAATTGGTTTACCTAAAGTTAAagtaaataatatgatatttaaataacttccgtaatattaaaaatggaaatATTAAAGGGGTTAACTTAACTTCACTTCCGTGTTGGGACAGAATATGTAATATTAAGAAAAACTTTTTACTAATAAGAAAAACTTTTTACTAAAATGTTgaggataaattaaaaatagaaacataatAAATCATAAGCTGGTTAGGTATTATTTCTAGTAGTATTCGGAAAGACAttataatataagttttttttggtgaatacaTTATAATATAAGTTGTTACTTAAAATCACACACAAAGTATTGAAATgagaacaaacaaaaaacactacACTATGGAATAAAAAAGTATAGAATTTAGATGATGTGACATCACTTGTCAATGCACACAGTAACACTTGAacaaaaaatattcttcattttttcaaaataaattaaaagttttttatagacaaaattaaaaaatcttccTCAAATTCATTGATATATCACCTTATTACAAACCCATGCCTAAATTACTCAAGACTCAAGAATTACCACAAATgataacatttttctttcataagACATGCTCTTAGCCTCTTACATCTCTTCTACCTGGACACATCATTGTCTTCATCATGGTGTCTCTTGGTTTTATAATGGCATATATCTATTTTATAGTGGTGGTGACTGGTGAATGACTTTTAACAAACTTAGCTTTTTTGGATAAGCAGGAGTTTAGACCCAATTCTTTACCTTGACTTAAGAATGTGCATGCACGAagtacattatatatatttgtaaattctGGATTTAAGGTATTTAGCTACGCAacattttttaaactataacCTTATTTCATTTGTATgactgaatatattttttattttttgatctcTCTCtcatcccaaaaaaaaaaaagttatatatttcttttaatcgATGATGTACGTATAtaccttatatattttataacaaagGAATGAGTAAAGATATCAATCTATTAATTTCGAGATTCGTCTTAGAATATATATTAGGtgtatatttagtaaaaaaaaattaaaaaataattacttactttttaattttgtaataaattaaaaatatttattttaaaataagtgaaatcaaataattataaatgcaGTAATAAAAGAATACAGATCgagcaatttttttataaaagtttgaCTGGGAcagtaataattaatgtttttcaaaagtattttgtaatccaatgatattattttacataaatcaaCAGCACCGagaaaattatgtataaaatcAGTCGTGTgagttatttattattgtcaAGAGATATATTGGGATCACACCCGTCACACTAGGAGATTATTCTATGGGTGATTCGGTTTTAATTGACGGTTCTCGAAACTAatatcatatttcttttttgtgcCACTAACCTTTCTCTTTATCCAATCATGTCTAACTTTAAAGTGTGCTTCTctgtttgaaaaaataaaataaaaagtgtttggAATCAATTTTGTGACTTCATATCAAATACAagagtgaaatttttttatctagctAGAAATAACTTCCTAAAGAAAAATTTCGTATTATACGTGTGTTTCTCCAACAGGAATGGACTGCCTGCCATTGCTTATTATCGCACTCATATTTtcatccatcttcttctctattttatttttcttttcatctctcCCTTTCTTTCTCATTACCTGATATAATACATCTTTTACTTTcttatctctctcttttctaTCTACCCCAAAATTAATTAGGGTGGATGTTCAACTCTTTGCAGTAATTccatatatatcttttaatctttatcaCTTCTTGTATGCTTGAAATCATTATCATATTTACGTACTCATTTCGAATCCTGCTGTTTAGTGCCAAAAAACACCACACGAATAAAGTGCATACATTTCCTTCATATTATCGAAAAGAAAATTCATTATATTATCCTTATATTATAGTGAGCTAAGCTTTCTATATTACAAAGGACTTTTTCAAGACTATCGATAAAATTTCCTGACAGaggttttacaaaaaaaaacttttagttCAATGTAAGTCATCGGTTTACCACCGTAGGTTTTCGAAGCCCACTATTATAATAGCGAATATTCTtatagttaagaaaaataaaaaattagtctgTTTGGCAGTAaatcacaataaatatataattcgtATATTTTTCATACCAAACAGTATTATTCATTTCATAAAACATACATATGTaacaaaagaaagtaaaaaaaaaaaaaaaaaaacatctaacAAATGAAACCAGATCTATCTAGCTAGGCAGAGGcatatagaaaagaaaaaaggtaaatggaaatcagcatatatatatatatgtgtgtgtgtgtgtgtggatcAAGCTACTCCAAGTCCAAGATGATCTACAAGCTTTGTTAAACCAAAAGTAATAGCCATGGCCAACCACCCCCCAATCAAAACCCTGAGAGTGGACTTAACCCTGGGTGCTTTCCCTAAAAAGGCCCCCAAATCTCCAAAGACGATCAAAGCAAGGGTGACAACAGCCGCCACCACCCCTAACCTTGCCTTATAGCTATTGACAAAGGCAGCACCAAGTAGTGGCACCCCTGCCCCAATAGCAAACGCAAGGGCAGAGGCAAAAGCAGCATAATAGGGGTTCGGCAACTTATCCTTCTTCTCATCCATGTTTCCCTCTCTTTTCATCTGAGCCAACTCAATATCATACTGTGAGTATACAGAAACAAACTCTCCAATGGCCATGCTGCATGCTCCAGCCACCAGCCCTGCAACCCCAGTCAGCATCATACTCTTAACATCTTTCCtcacagctccaactcccatcATGAGGGATGCTGTTGAGAGCAAACCATCATTGGCACCCAAAACAGCAGCTCTAAGCCACTGTGCCCTCTTTGCATAGTCAAAACCCTCTCTCTGTCCTTCCACGTCCAAGTTTAACATCTTTGAAGGGTTGTTGGCTTCTCTAGGATCAAGGTCGTCATGGCATGGTTGAATATTGTTGTTTGCCATGGCTAGCTGCTGCAAGAGAAATATATGATAAACAATGTACAGTTGTATGAGATGGGAAATGGAGTGTGGAGGACACACGCCTTGGGATAAAGAAATTTATAGAAGGAGAGCCAAGTGGGAAATAGAATACGGTAGTGGAAGACAGGTAGGACACTGAGTAATTTTGGAATCTAATACGGTTCATACTTGGAAGGAAggtattataattttagaatGTGAGATTTAACTTAAccctataaattaatttaagggGTGAGAATTATTCCTCACTCATATATTATACActcatatattataatttgattttttaattaatatgagatttatattttttccaacagaataaataataaatcttctagtaatattatttaaataagattttatcataaattttaccaattaaaaaaacataattaagagaattttttttactaaaaataattaattagatgtGATAATCAAAATTAAGTCTCCATGCAAATAACCtaacaaaaaaacaagaaaaatttataatctCAATGCattatatgatataataaaaaaataaagatgtcAGAGAGTCCAGATTCTCATGTTCTCTTCACTCATAGTTAGCTTTAGCATCTCACGGCTCTCACATTGTGTTGTCAAAAGTTTAAGGTGTTGGAATTGTTTAAACCGTGTGTTGTGCACCatgaatcatataaaaaaaaatattcacaattTAAACCTCTATTATTGTCCTATATATAAAAACTTAAGTCTTTGTCAAAGCgtcatttataaaatataatgttaatatatCTTGCATGTAAAGGAAATGAAGGAAAATTTGATGTTGTTTCACAGTAgtccacacttttttttttgaatcacaATTCACACTTGTACTATTATTGTTTCGTGTAAGGTACGTGTGCGttaacattaaaaattacagttgttattataaaaatctcaaataTACACTCATACTTTAGTAGAAGTCAGACaactcaaaaaaaatattccgGTAGAAGTAACAACATCTGCCAAATTGCCAAAAATGGAATTATTATAAACATGAAACCCAAAAAAtggtaaagtaaaataaatattcttctATAATTGCAAATGTTTAACAGATACATTAACCTTCCCATCAACAATTCAACAATCTAATTATCGAGCTAGACACTTAGCATCAAGGTTTAAATATATCTTCCATTTGCAACAGGATAAACAGTGCCATTAATATCAATATATCTTCCATTTTTAAATTCTGAAATAattatttcctttaaaaaacttataaaggatttaaataatttatattttattcttgaggaatattcactactaaaaaaataacattctaCTTAAATTTGATTGCagtgatatttttgtaatataaatGACTTCAACAAAGATAGTTTTACAAAAATCTGATTACAAACCTGTGTTCTGGATTTTAGTAAAACCGTCCTATTTTCATTTCTCTTCTggcaattaaaaatctaaaggTTCGCGCACGTCTAGTTCAGTTACACTCACTCATAGCAGAGAGGAACTCTAAAATCCTGCCGCCACGATGGACATGCATCCATGACGACGTCGATCTCGACTCGACCAAACGGACCAACGATCTATTCTTCTTCAGATCTGATCGAAGAAAGAAATGGAGGAAGCACTGGAACTATGACGCGCGAAGGACACCAAGAAGATGATGGCGGGCGTGGAGTGCCTCACCAACTTCTAGAAGCTTCCAGAAAGAGGCTATCCTCTTCTGAAACTTCCAGATGACTTTTGCCCTCTGCTGAAGCTGAAAATGGCGAGAAGCAGCAGATCCCATACAAGAGTGTTTGACGCTAAtgttacaaaagaaaagaaaaagtctaAAGAAGGTGATAATGTTGTTGAAGAAGCTCTTGCAGATATACCATCTCTACCAGAGTTGAAGCGGATCTACTATGAACTAATGATTCGGTAACTGATTCCCTACTTGTTGTCTTATTTTGCTTGTTCAATTTGCTGCCTGGTAGGGGGTGTTAAAATGTGGATGTTGTTCTGTTACATAGTTGTCAGTAGCAGCGAATAGCACCACTGCTGCAATAGAAACCCAATGAACCCACTAGTTCGTGCACTTTAAAAGACCAACTTACTTTAGAAGAACTTTTTCCATCTGGCTCGTTCAACTTTTCAGTTTTGCTTCCACATATTTGGAATAAGTGGTTTTTAATCTTTCTTTATCAATCTTTTTAACTAGATCTAGGGAACTTAATTCATTGGTTGATCTAGGGAATGGGGATCTGGATTctgtattatttataaaaaaacaaattagaatCTCAGGCTTTCTTTGCTTTTGCCAAGTGTTTATTTCTTTGTTGTACTTTGCTGAAGCGTTGAACAGTGCCTCTCTCTAGATATCCCACTGTGGACTTTGGAGGGTACAGAGTAGATTTAAAGCTTCTCACTTTCCAAGGACACTAAATGTTTGGACCAGTTTTGGGGCTTCTCTTTTCCTAAACGTTATGTTTGTTTGTGTGTAAATAGACTGGAAGGATATGGAGAAGAGGAAGATAGGATAGAAATACCAAATTTCCACTATTTGTTTGAGAGGAGAAATAAAAacgaaggatttttttttgtgactACCACGTATAAAATCTCTCATCAAATGAGCCAACTTACCAACCAATGTTTATGGAATGTTATCTGTCTGTCCTAACAGTCCTGTTATGATACAAACTGTGTCTTTCACTGGGaattatatgaaaaaagatgatCAAAATGTCATGAATTAATTGACCTTAAAAATATTAGGAATGATTTTTGAAGTCAACAACATGCTGGTTATACATTTCCTTTCCTTACAAACGTAAAGATGCCCTTTTTActcttgatttttgttttgagaaTAACTATCACTCTGTAAATATGTTATGTTGTGAACTCTGAAGTTGACACCCTTTTTTAAAACTCCattatcaaattttcatttagtGAGTGTTATCAAATgacttttattttgtgtttgtcattaTTCCGAATTGATACTTTGTTCAATTATTGTAAACAAAAAGATACCCTGTACCCACAGGTCACAGCCTTTTCAATTTGGTGCTattcttcaaaatcaatttcaataaTCTGCTAAGatatttattaatgttgttTGATTTGCCTTGGTGCTGCATTCTTTTGATGCCTACTTCCTGATGATGTTTGTGTGctgatcataaattttttgttgtctTATGATGGTTTCTGTTTGTCCTTGAAGGTATTATTCCCATAAAAATGATTATCTTGAAATATGTTGTTGCTACAAGGCAATATATGAGATTCCATCTGTCAAAAGAAAATCCTGCAGAGTGGATTTCAGTAGGCTTTCCctactctttattttatttatctgttGTCAGATTGTGTTTCTTTTTCtctgaatattttcttttcatgtaGATCCTGAGGAAAATATGTTGGTATTTGGTTCTATCACTGCGTATTCCAATGCAGTCAAGTCTTATCAATTCTACCTTGGAGGATAAGAATCTGTCTGAGATTCGAAACTTTAAGTATGTCTTCCTAATCTTGGAGTTGCGTGTCTTGCTAgatgttttacttatttttccCTTCTCATTAATTTGATGCACATGCTATATATCATTCCATAGGTTACTGTTGAAACAGTTGGTCACTATGGAGGTTATCCAGTGCACAACTCTTTGGGATTCATACAAGGATGAGTTTGAGAATGAGAGTGTAACTTAGGAAAGAATTTGGGTGAAAAAGTAGCTGAAGATATGAGGGAAAGAGTAATTGAACATGTAATTCCCTTACATTGTATATTTCTTTTGCCCTCTTCCTCCCTTCAATTTGCTTGGGAGGTATTTTGTTGATATCTTCTCTCTTTGTTTCTACTGCAGGTTGTCCACGATGATGGTGTTGTATCCtatttaaaaattcagttctaatataatttatatggtaACTGTTTCTTTAAGGTTATGATATTGTCTACCTTTACTGCAACCTTCCCTTTTATTTTGGCAATTCTTCAGTTTGTGACTTAGTCAGCTGAATAAAATCTGGTCTACATTTACCTTATTTGTATTTGTACTCTAAATGCCTTGTGGATACTAGTTGAAAAAAATCGTTTAAACTTTTGTTATCTCTGTTCAATTATTGCTGTCATGACAAGCCTTTCGTTATTGATGTCATGATGCTaactcttttttctattttagcttttctttgttttaatacAGTACATTATCCTCATTTGAGGTTTTATTAACTTAACTTCTCTTATTGTAACTTCAACAACCTTTTTTTACTTGGGCAAAAACCAATAATCCAGCTAGGTATGAGATGCTAACTATCTAGATTATGGACTAGTAACTAGTTATGCATCCAATAGTCAATGTGTTTTATCTTAGAAATGTTCATTCATATGTCAAGTTAATCATAAGGAAGTAACTTAAGTTAATCATAGTCATTGTCCAATTACAAAATGCTGGAAGtagtaaaagataaaacttaaaTAGTTTATGACATTAATTGTTCATACATTTTAAGGTTGACGAGCAATGGGAATTAAGCAGAGGTCATTTTCCCTTCTTAAAGTAATTCCATTTGACTCCTTCATGTCAAGTTCTTCAATGTTCATTTTGTTGGGAAGCTTCCAATCAAAGTGGTAAAGCAACTGAGCAAGTGGCAACTCAATGTTGGGTATGGCAAATGTAATGCCTGGGCATATCCTCCTTCCAGCACCAAATGGGATAAATTCAAAGTCTGTGCCCCTAAAATCAATGGAGCTATTAAGAAACCTCTCGGGTTTAAAACTCTCAGCTTCAGCCCAATACTTAGGATTCCTTCCAATTGCCCAAGCATTGATAATGACCCTAGTCTTAGAGGGTATCTCATATCCATTGATTTGGCACCTTTCTCTACTTACTCTAGGAACCAACAATGGCACAGGCGGGTGTAACCTCAAGGTTTCTTTGATGATGGACTTTAAGTATACCAATTGGTGCAATTCTGTCTCATCTACATGTCCCTTCCTATCATATACTCTTCTGACCTCAGCTTGTGCTTGTTCCATCACCATCGGGTTCCTTAACATTTCTgacatcacacacacacacacacacacacacacacacacacacacacacacacacacacacacacacacacacacacacacacacacacacacacacacacacacacacacacacacacacacacacacacacacacaataaaataaaataatttttattagttaattattaattaatttatagatattatttgattttttttaatagatcgATTACTACTAACCTGGATGACGGCTTTAATGTTTTCATCAGTCAAGGGAAATTCCGACGATTCCTTTTGAAACTTGAGAAGAACATCAACTAGATCTTCCACTGCTTCACACTCCTCGTTGCTGCTGCTTCTGGTTCTATTTTTGTGTTCGTCGATGATGTCTTGCAATACCCTATCTGTCACTTTATGCACTTTTTCAAGTTTCCCCGAAGCCCCCATCATCTGAAGCACTCTACTAGAAGGGTAGAGATCAGCAACAGAAAACCCTCCCATAAGCTTCAACTGTTTATCAATGTTTGATATGAACACTTGTTGGTATCTGCTCTTCTTACCAAAAGCCGCTCGTGCCGCTATCCCAAAAGTCACCGAGTAAATGTTCTCGGTGAGATTAAAAATATTGGACCCTTCTGCTTCACTTGCAGTTGCAgctatttttttaactagttcTGCCACCTCCTCTTCTCTTATGGACCGAAAAGACTGCACGCGCTTTGCAGTTAGTAGCTCCACTGTGCATATTTTTCGTAGTTGCCTCCAATACTCTCCATGTTGACTGAAGACAATGTTAGAGCCGTTGTAAGAAACTATTCTAGATGATACAAGGTTTGGCCTATCAGAGAAGTTGAGATCGCGTGTCTTCATAATCTCTTGTGCCATTTCTTGTGAAGTGACTATGATGTTAGATACCTCTCCTAGTTTTAGATGCATTAGCGGCCCATAATTATCTGCCAAATTTTTTAAGCAGTGATGAACCGGCAGTGAGCCAACAAACTGGTGCATGTTTCCTATGAGCGGTAGTGTCCTTGGTCCTGGGGGCAATTTGCAGCAGGTAGAGGAGGTTTTGGAATCCGATCTTTGAACTAATTTGAATAACGCGAAGACAATAATAGAGCTAATGAAGTAAATTAAGTAAGAGGTGTGGTCGTGAACCTCCATGACCATGATGATAGATCTAGGAGGAACCGTGCatataaatataagataatGAGGAACCTAGCTAtacatataaaaacaaaaaggatttGCATTTATGGAAGGATATATGTTACTGAAATATGTGGTGTTCGGTAGTCACGTAGAACGGACGAAACGGTGATTGCTGCATTCGCGGCCATTTGGGCATGATGACGTGCAAACTACAAACTGGCTTTTGGCTAGAAACGAGATACGTACGTGGCACCccgtgagaaaaaaaaacatgtgtaGTGCAATCACACTAAAATTAATGGGTACGGTCAaccaatatatttatcaaacatCACccctttttattttgtcttaattatactttttattctcattttttttattttttaaaattttatcccaacaaaataatttactgttaaatttttaatatttggaaAATTTTACCTCAGAATTTTATACTTATTAATGGATAAATGATTGGAGATAAAATTTGCTAGTTTCTTAAAAGTCAAAGTAAAAtgtatcaaattaaaaagtttgaggtgaaattagttaaaaattaaaatgttggagaaaaatacaattaagtcTTTTATTTTTGGAGGGATTGTCTGATTAATTCAAGATAAAAATGGGCCGGGttaaacaaca contains:
- the LOC121175311 gene encoding vacuolar iron transporter homolog 4 is translated as MANNNIQPCHDDLDPREANNPSKMLNLDVEGQREGFDYAKRAQWLRAAVLGANDGLLSTASLMMGVGAVRKDVKSMMLTGVAGLVAGACSMAIGEFVSVYSQYDIELAQMKREGNMDEKKDKLPNPYYAAFASALAFAIGAGVPLLGAAFVNSYKARLGVVAAVVTLALIVFGDLGAFLGKAPRVKSTLRVLIGGWLAMAITFGLTKLVDHLGLGVA
- the LOC100787312 gene encoding 26S proteasome non-ATPase regulatory subunit 12 homolog B, coding for MARSSRSHTRVFDANVTKEKKKSKEGDNVVEEALADIPSLPELKRIYYELMIRYYSHKNDYLEICCCYKAIYEIPSVKRKSCRVDFNPEENMLVFGSITAYSNAVKSYQFYLGG
- the LOC100796100 gene encoding cytochrome P450 71D10 — protein: MVMEVHDHTSYLIYFISSIIVFALFKLVQRSDSKTSSTCCKLPPGPRTLPLIGNMHQFVGSLPVHHCLKNLADNYGPLMHLKLGEVSNIIVTSQEMAQEIMKTRDLNFSDRPNLVSSRIVSYNGSNIVFSQHGEYWRQLRKICTVELLTAKRVQSFRSIREEEVAELVKKIAATASEAEGSNIFNLTENIYSVTFGIAARAAFGKKSRYQQVFISNIDKQLKLMGGFSVADLYPSSRVLQMMGASGKLEKVHKVTDRVLQDIIDEHKNRTRSSSNEECEAVEDLVDVLLKFQKESSEFPLTDENIKAVIQVSSNRSSVCVCVCVMSEMLRNPMVMEQAQAEVRRVYDRKGHVDETELHQLVYLKSIIKETLRLHPPVPLLVPRVSRERCQINGYEIPSKTRVIINAWAIGRNPKYWAEAESFKPERFLNSSIDFRGTDFEFIPFGAGRRICPGITFAIPNIELPLAQLLYHFDWKLPNKMNIEELDMKESNGITLRRENDLCLIPIARQP